Proteins found in one Pseudomonas mosselii genomic segment:
- a CDS encoding zinc ribbon domain-containing protein, with protein sequence MSFFKNILGGHHGRGNHGGGKHHSGGHGAEQYDRHGRQQGCDGGNQVYDGGRPPTPAPIKDLQGCRQCRTANDPSARFCLNCGTPLSSGCTACGSLLSAGARFCSHCGQATL encoded by the coding sequence ATGAGCTTTTTCAAAAACATCCTGGGCGGGCACCATGGCCGTGGAAACCACGGTGGAGGCAAGCACCACAGCGGGGGACATGGGGCCGAGCAATATGATCGCCATGGCCGGCAGCAGGGCTGCGACGGCGGTAATCAGGTGTATGACGGCGGGCGCCCTCCCACTCCTGCCCCCATCAAAGATCTGCAGGGCTGCAGGCAGTGCCGGACGGCCAACGATCCGTCAGCACGCTTTTGTCTAAACTGCGGAACACCGCTATCGAGTGGTTGCACCGCCTGCGGCTCGCTGCTGAGTGCAGGAGCAAGATTTTGCAGTCACTGTGGCCAAGCGACGCTCTAA
- a CDS encoding cation diffusion facilitator family transporter, which yields MGSNHDHGSAAVREGHQKKLIMALGLTGSFMIAEVIGAWITGSLALLSDASHMFTDTAALAISLIALQIAKRPADQKRTFGYARLEILASTFNAVLLFLVAMYILYEAYQRFFMPAEIATGAMMWIAIAGLIINLISMRLLASASNESLNVKGAYLEVWSDMLGSLGVIIAALIIRFTGWTWVDTIVAVAIGLWVLPRTWQLLRESLGILMEGVPRGLDVTAIEATILGVDGVTDVHDLHVWAVSSGSNVMTSHVVVRDSADGDAVLAAVVDAVSDAFEIHHCTIQIERAAFHESVPSPSH from the coding sequence GTGGGTTCAAATCATGACCATGGCAGCGCTGCAGTACGCGAGGGGCATCAGAAGAAGCTAATCATGGCGCTCGGCTTGACTGGCAGCTTCATGATTGCAGAAGTGATCGGTGCGTGGATTACCGGCAGCCTGGCGCTGCTGTCGGACGCATCTCACATGTTCACAGATACTGCCGCCTTGGCGATCTCACTGATTGCACTTCAGATAGCCAAGCGGCCGGCGGATCAGAAAAGAACCTTCGGCTATGCGCGCCTGGAAATTCTGGCTTCGACGTTCAACGCCGTGCTGCTCTTCCTGGTGGCGATGTACATCTTGTATGAGGCCTACCAGCGCTTCTTCATGCCGGCGGAGATCGCTACCGGAGCGATGATGTGGATCGCAATCGCCGGCCTGATCATCAACCTAATTTCGATGCGCCTTCTGGCATCTGCGAGCAACGAAAGCCTCAACGTCAAAGGAGCCTACCTCGAAGTTTGGAGCGACATGCTCGGCTCGCTTGGCGTAATCATCGCGGCACTTATCATCCGCTTCACCGGCTGGACCTGGGTCGACACGATTGTCGCTGTGGCGATCGGCCTTTGGGTTCTGCCGCGGACGTGGCAGTTGCTTCGCGAAAGCCTGGGGATCCTCATGGAGGGTGTCCCGAGGGGGCTCGACGTTACGGCAATCGAGGCCACCATCCTCGGAGTAGATGGCGTGACGGACGTTCATGACTTGCACGTGTGGGCTGTCAGCAGTGGCAGTAACGTGATGACGTCGCACGTAGTGGTTCGGGATTCTGCAGATGGGGATGCTGTGTTGGCGGCCGTCGTGGATGCTGTCAGCGATGCATTCGAAATCCATCACTGCACCATCCAGATCGAGCGGGCAGCTTTCCACGAGAGCGTTCCCTCACCCTCGCACTGA
- a CDS encoding DUF3147 family protein, producing MAWIITKYLLTAGIVILVSELAKRSDKLGGLVAALPLVTVVTLVWLYLENQSMEKISNHAWYTFWYVLPTLPMFIAFPLLLPKLGFWPTLISSILITMASFGGFAILLRRFGIELL from the coding sequence ATGGCCTGGATCATCACGAAGTACCTACTCACTGCCGGTATAGTGATTCTCGTGTCAGAGCTGGCGAAACGCAGCGACAAGCTGGGCGGCTTGGTCGCCGCCCTACCCTTGGTCACGGTCGTGACGTTGGTCTGGCTCTATTTAGAGAACCAGAGCATGGAGAAGATCTCCAACCATGCTTGGTACACGTTCTGGTACGTGCTTCCGACCCTACCGATGTTTATTGCTTTTCCATTGCTGCTACCTAAGCTCGGCTTTTGGCCGACACTGATCAGCAGCATCCTCATCACAATGGCCAGCTTCGGAGGCTTCGCCATACTGCTGCGCCGGTTCGGCATTGAGCTTCTATGA
- a CDS encoding DUF2790 domain-containing protein: protein MNTTVSAIAVFLLFTSLTANAQSGMEINKRIERTAREATADYAQRVKKPMPQLEDYAYGMDLDVGKLVYVSPSVRYCGNVRSMMTYEDSKGELHMVRYLVKGECVNSR from the coding sequence ATGAACACTACTGTATCAGCGATCGCCGTGTTTTTGCTCTTTACATCACTAACAGCCAATGCCCAAAGCGGTATGGAGATCAATAAACGCATCGAGCGTACTGCTAGAGAGGCTACAGCGGATTATGCTCAACGCGTAAAAAAGCCCATGCCTCAACTAGAAGACTACGCCTATGGCATGGACCTGGACGTTGGTAAGTTGGTGTATGTATCACCCAGTGTGCGGTACTGCGGTAATGTAAGAAGCATGATGACCTACGAAGACTCGAAAGGCGAACTGCACATGGTTCGCTACCTGGTGAAGGGCGAGTGTGTTAATAGCCGTTAA
- a CDS encoding heavy metal response regulator transcription factor, translated as MRVLVVEDEIKTAEYLQQGLSESGYVVDIVHNGVDALHLFNTNVYSLVLLDVNLPGIDGWDLLETIRKTSRVRIIMLTARGRINDKLKGLDGGADDYLVKPFEFPELLARIRSLQRRGDELVEKSSLKIADLELDSVRHRVFRGGTRIDLTTKEFALLHLLMSRTGEALTRSQIISLVWDMNFDCDTNVIDVAIRRLRSKIDDPFETKLIHTLRGVGYVFEERA; from the coding sequence ATGCGCGTTCTAGTTGTGGAAGACGAAATTAAAACTGCCGAATATCTTCAGCAGGGCCTATCCGAAAGCGGGTATGTCGTAGATATCGTGCACAACGGTGTAGATGCTCTGCACTTGTTCAACACTAATGTCTATTCGTTGGTCCTCCTGGACGTGAACCTCCCGGGTATCGACGGCTGGGACCTGCTGGAAACCATCCGTAAGACCAGCCGGGTCCGCATCATCATGCTGACCGCCCGCGGACGCATCAATGACAAGCTCAAGGGCTTGGACGGCGGCGCGGATGACTACCTTGTGAAGCCATTCGAATTCCCTGAGCTGCTTGCTCGCATCCGTTCGCTGCAACGCCGTGGTGATGAGTTAGTCGAGAAGAGCTCGCTGAAAATTGCCGATCTGGAACTCGACTCCGTCCGCCATCGCGTCTTCCGCGGTGGCACACGCATCGATCTCACCACCAAGGAATTTGCGCTTCTGCACCTGCTCATGAGCCGAACGGGCGAAGCGCTGACTCGCTCTCAGATCATCTCGTTGGTCTGGGATATGAATTTCGATTGCGACACCAATGTCATCGATGTAGCCATCCGGCGCTTGCGCTCGAAGATCGATGACCCGTTTGAAACCAAGCTCATTCACACGCTTCGTGGCGTTGGGTACGTTTTTGAGGAACGCGCATGA
- a CDS encoding heavy metal sensor histidine kinase, producing the protein MRPFSLAAKLGLKVGLMSAALLLLFATFGYLMVGKALERNARADLEVKMAGMAHNLSTIPDISGVNADAHQLVDLVMGHNNLYVSIFDTSQNQTPLLSIGSKQVNLEVHKFQPAAQPKEHEWRDTQDRPLLSASRIMRLGDGTEVSVYMTMDQSSSEALLDALLTWALMMSPVILALILAIGWWTVRRGLLPLTKFLKIASKISTESLDHRLPTDGMPAELKMLADGINIMLARLDDGVQQLSQFSDDLAHELRAPLSNLMGKAQVALTRERSLSEYREVLESCTEELDRMSRMVSDMLFLAQVSHPASMVEFESVSLVDEVQRVCELFSISAEEGEIQLQISGSDDVVRGNRLMVQRAVSNLVSNAIRYCPRGRTVYVKVQHSASGTTLSVGNPGRGIAKEHHAHLFERFYRVDKSRARSEGGTGLGLAIVQSIMSLHQGSASVEVTEENFTWFHLHFPEAQQMQPAMTAA; encoded by the coding sequence ATGAGGCCATTCAGCCTGGCTGCAAAGCTGGGGTTAAAAGTTGGGTTGATGAGCGCAGCGTTGCTGCTTCTGTTCGCCACCTTTGGCTATCTGATGGTAGGCAAGGCTCTGGAAAGAAATGCCAGAGCAGACCTGGAAGTAAAGATGGCGGGGATGGCTCACAACCTGTCCACCATCCCGGACATCTCCGGCGTCAACGCGGATGCGCATCAGCTTGTCGATTTGGTCATGGGCCACAACAACCTGTATGTGAGCATATTCGATACCTCACAGAATCAGACTCCCCTGCTCTCGATTGGCTCGAAACAGGTCAATCTGGAGGTGCACAAGTTTCAGCCGGCGGCCCAGCCCAAAGAGCACGAATGGCGTGATACGCAGGACCGTCCTCTGCTGAGTGCTTCTCGAATCATGCGTTTGGGCGATGGAACAGAGGTCAGCGTCTATATGACCATGGACCAGTCATCCAGTGAGGCGCTGCTCGATGCGTTGCTGACCTGGGCCTTGATGATGTCCCCCGTCATCCTCGCACTGATCTTGGCCATTGGCTGGTGGACTGTGCGCAGAGGCCTGCTACCACTGACCAAGTTCCTCAAGATCGCCTCGAAAATCTCAACCGAGAGCCTCGACCATCGCCTTCCAACTGATGGGATGCCGGCAGAACTCAAAATGCTCGCCGACGGCATCAACATCATGCTGGCTCGCCTGGATGATGGGGTTCAGCAGCTCTCGCAGTTTTCTGACGACCTTGCTCACGAACTTCGAGCACCGCTTTCCAACCTGATGGGCAAGGCCCAGGTTGCCTTGACCAGAGAACGATCGCTTTCCGAGTACCGGGAGGTTCTGGAGTCGTGCACAGAAGAGCTGGACCGCATGAGCCGCATGGTTTCCGACATGCTGTTCTTGGCCCAGGTCAGTCATCCAGCATCAATGGTGGAGTTCGAATCCGTCTCCTTGGTCGACGAGGTTCAGCGAGTGTGCGAGCTCTTCAGCATTTCAGCAGAAGAAGGCGAGATTCAGCTGCAGATCTCCGGCAGTGATGACGTGGTGCGCGGGAATCGCCTGATGGTTCAACGTGCCGTCTCGAATCTGGTCTCGAACGCGATCCGTTACTGCCCTCGCGGCCGCACGGTCTACGTTAAGGTGCAGCATAGTGCGAGCGGTACGACGTTGAGTGTCGGCAACCCCGGCCGTGGTATTGCCAAGGAACACCACGCGCACTTGTTTGAGCGGTTCTACCGTGTGGACAAGAGCCGAGCACGGAGCGAAGGCGGTACCGGTCTTGGCTTGGCCATTGTGCAGTCGATCATGAGTCTGCACCAGGGATCGGCGAGCGTGGAGGTGACCGAAGAAAACTTCACCTGGTTCCACCTTCACTTTCCGGAAGCCCAGCAAATGCAGCCGGCAATGACCGCCGCTTAA
- a CDS encoding phospholipid carrier-dependent glycosyltransferase, producing the protein MLNLKNERTLWWVLGSILLLRLVGLGIYPLMDTSEARYAEMARKMVELNDWITPMFDYGVPFWGKPPLSFWTQAASMTVFGVNEFAARFPAWLLHLASCFIIIKLGTQQISRNAGIWAAIIFSSTTLGLVSSGVVLTDPVLSFSILLASYGFWRWMKCASKADAYLMFAGLGLGLLAKGPLTLVLMGAPAFAWFVIYKEWGRVLRLPWISGLVLMFGISVPWYVAAEMKTPGFMEYFFVGEHWSRYVVSNWAGDLYGSAHAKPYGSIWIQLGLSLLPWALFLPLLIRKRGSMQRFKAYLWLWALATPVFFTFAGNILWTYLLPALPAWALLLSARVSEVGPKTTWAAAASALVLPIIGAGIIYAGVLEERPQNQRDVVQAWLNVQSAHSAPLIYPGRRSYSSEFYSSGKSENIKDPAKWPRDGSFYLSRRLRDSKDGLPADLACTSITEANASQLLLCHWKRPAQGAEGLAGESNAETPRKNEG; encoded by the coding sequence ATGCTGAACCTGAAGAACGAGAGGACGCTGTGGTGGGTCCTGGGTTCGATTTTGCTATTGCGTTTGGTGGGGCTGGGCATCTACCCGCTGATGGACACATCTGAGGCCCGTTACGCTGAAATGGCTCGCAAGATGGTCGAGTTGAATGACTGGATCACGCCCATGTTCGACTACGGGGTACCGTTCTGGGGCAAGCCTCCGTTGTCCTTCTGGACCCAGGCCGCGAGCATGACGGTCTTCGGCGTTAACGAGTTCGCTGCGCGCTTCCCAGCGTGGCTACTCCACCTGGCAAGCTGTTTCATCATCATCAAACTCGGCACGCAGCAGATTTCTCGTAACGCCGGCATCTGGGCTGCCATTATTTTTTCCAGCACCACACTTGGCCTGGTCTCCAGCGGTGTTGTGCTGACTGACCCTGTTTTGTCGTTCTCGATTCTGCTGGCCAGCTACGGTTTCTGGCGTTGGATGAAGTGCGCCAGCAAGGCGGATGCCTACCTGATGTTCGCAGGTCTCGGGCTGGGCTTGCTTGCCAAAGGGCCGCTGACCCTGGTGCTTATGGGGGCGCCGGCATTCGCCTGGTTCGTTATCTACAAGGAATGGGGACGGGTACTGAGGCTTCCCTGGATTAGCGGCCTTGTACTCATGTTCGGTATATCCGTGCCATGGTATGTCGCGGCCGAGATGAAAACGCCCGGCTTCATGGAGTACTTCTTCGTTGGTGAGCACTGGAGCCGCTACGTCGTCAGTAACTGGGCAGGGGACCTCTATGGTAGTGCTCATGCCAAGCCGTACGGCAGCATCTGGATCCAGCTCGGATTGTCGCTACTGCCATGGGCCTTGTTTCTACCACTGTTGATCCGCAAGCGTGGATCGATGCAGCGCTTCAAAGCCTACCTCTGGCTGTGGGCCTTGGCGACACCGGTCTTCTTCACATTTGCAGGCAACATTCTGTGGACCTACCTGCTACCCGCGCTGCCAGCGTGGGCATTGCTGCTGTCTGCACGGGTCAGCGAAGTTGGCCCGAAGACCACCTGGGCTGCCGCTGCGAGCGCATTGGTGTTGCCAATCATCGGTGCGGGCATCATCTACGCCGGGGTACTAGAGGAGCGCCCTCAGAATCAGCGGGATGTGGTTCAAGCCTGGCTCAATGTGCAGTCTGCTCATTCCGCTCCCCTGATCTATCCTGGCCGCCGCTCATACTCGTCGGAGTTTTACAGCAGCGGGAAGTCCGAGAACATCAAGGATCCTGCCAAGTGGCCGCGGGATGGCTCGTTCTATCTGTCCAGGCGCTTGCGAGACAGCAAGGATGGTCTGCCCGCTGATCTAGCTTGCACATCGATCACCGAAGCGAACGCCAGCCAGCTCCTGCTGTGCCATTGGAAACGCCCCGCACAAGGTGCCGAGGGTCTGGCCGGAGAAAGCAATGCGGAAACGCCTCGCAAGAACGAAGGCTAA
- a CDS encoding glycosyltransferase family 2 protein has translation MQTLHRFPERPDPLLTIVVPCFQEEETIPEFHQRITRVVKRLPVSCEILYVDDGSNDRTADILRHYQDGSSVRCLSLSRNFGKEAALSAGIDHARGSALIFIDVDLQDPPELIAAMVDYWQRGYDVVNMQRNLRIGDSWFKRMSARAYYWVMQRLVEKVDMPADVSDFRLIGPAPLAALRALDERSRILKGMIGWVGFRTIELPYNRTVRHAGSTKWNAAGLFNLAIESIVSFSRKPLRIFSLISFGLFVSSICYMLASLVAGSFDIHHLIVGMASFMCVGVAMVGEYLGVTLAEVKRRPLYFLKHSNKADPVSLHPSMASIEGKKC, from the coding sequence ATGCAGACATTACATCGCTTTCCCGAGCGCCCTGATCCCTTGTTAACCATCGTGGTCCCTTGCTTCCAGGAAGAGGAAACCATCCCCGAGTTCCACCAGCGAATCACCCGCGTGGTGAAGCGCTTACCCGTCTCCTGCGAAATCCTCTATGTCGACGACGGCAGTAATGACCGGACGGCCGACATTCTTCGCCACTATCAGGATGGGTCATCTGTACGTTGCCTGTCCCTGAGTCGCAACTTCGGCAAAGAGGCTGCACTGAGCGCCGGGATAGACCATGCCCGTGGCAGTGCGCTGATCTTCATTGATGTCGACCTGCAGGATCCACCAGAGCTCATCGCGGCCATGGTGGACTACTGGCAACGCGGCTACGACGTGGTGAACATGCAGCGCAACCTGAGAATCGGTGATTCGTGGTTCAAGCGCATGAGTGCCCGGGCTTACTACTGGGTCATGCAGCGCCTGGTGGAGAAGGTGGACATGCCGGCCGATGTCAGCGATTTCCGATTGATTGGGCCTGCGCCGCTGGCAGCCCTGCGGGCCCTGGATGAACGCTCCAGGATTCTCAAAGGCATGATCGGCTGGGTAGGCTTTCGTACCATCGAACTCCCCTACAATCGCACTGTTCGCCATGCCGGGAGCACCAAATGGAATGCAGCTGGCCTGTTCAATCTGGCCATCGAGAGCATCGTCAGCTTCTCTCGCAAACCACTGCGCATTTTCAGCCTCATCAGTTTCGGTCTTTTCGTCTCCAGCATCTGCTACATGCTTGCGTCGCTTGTGGCAGGCAGTTTCGACATCCATCACCTGATCGTCGGAATGGCTTCATTCATGTGCGTCGGTGTCGCCATGGTGGGGGAGTACCTGGGCGTGACACTCGCGGAAGTGAAGCGCCGGCCTCTCTATTTCCTGAAGCACAGCAACAAGGCAGATCCCGTGTCACTCCACCCTTCGATGGCTTCGATCGAGGGTAAGAAATGCTGA
- a CDS encoding GtrA family protein: protein MENQTPPLTTLLIRYLGIGFIATGVHYAVFLLLVTTEFVTPLLASICGGMVGAIASFIGNRALCFVADGSRKFQPVRFALVALTTNFGNGVGMWFLIKSNLSPLISQVVVTLSLTALGFIAHRFWTFNHADITSLSRAP from the coding sequence ATGGAAAATCAAACCCCACCTCTTACTACCTTACTGATTCGTTATCTGGGGATCGGCTTCATAGCAACGGGAGTCCATTATGCGGTGTTCCTATTGCTGGTTACGACAGAATTCGTTACTCCGTTACTGGCCAGTATCTGTGGCGGCATGGTTGGCGCAATCGCGAGCTTCATTGGAAATAGGGCGCTCTGTTTTGTGGCAGATGGCTCTCGTAAGTTTCAGCCTGTCAGGTTTGCACTGGTCGCGTTAACCACAAACTTCGGCAATGGCGTGGGTATGTGGTTCCTCATCAAGTCGAATCTGTCACCGCTCATCTCCCAAGTCGTAGTGACCTTAAGCCTCACTGCACTTGGATTCATTGCACATCGTTTTTGGACATTCAATCATGCAGACATTACATCGCTTTCCCGAGCGCCCTGA
- a CDS encoding LysR family transcriptional regulator, with the protein MVTQNETYTSSVVPYSPDILDDLPIDDQLAVEFFATARCASFKQAARGLNVPVVGLRKRLEKLEEHIGAPVFVYKHNKLALTRTGERVSHYLCQLFGPDGLGKSGEKEVPRLTIAITEPVLNDIVNRDLVAYVRDHAEMQLEIHSECTTQMLSECEVDVGIALVSPDDKGALDRHPTYRFERLGRIGHALFISSRYSRSVTLPVESLDLHNFMLVVPWDEEILAGSRKWASIMAEHQGGTTRVKSYNLSRGLVVGGACIGVLPDYSRKLERNILPVPGFLDDLEEKDVYLVIKTKLVRNPQVLEIRRLIKKSFFDKKDWLVR; encoded by the coding sequence ATGGTTACACAAAATGAAACATATACAAGCAGCGTTGTTCCTTACAGCCCTGACATATTGGATGATTTGCCAATTGATGATCAGCTGGCCGTAGAGTTTTTCGCAACAGCACGTTGTGCCAGTTTCAAACAGGCTGCCCGAGGGCTCAATGTGCCAGTGGTAGGCCTGCGGAAACGCTTGGAGAAACTGGAAGAGCACATTGGTGCTCCCGTGTTTGTCTACAAACACAACAAGCTTGCCCTGACCCGCACAGGCGAGAGGGTCAGCCATTACCTGTGCCAGCTCTTCGGCCCAGACGGCCTTGGCAAGTCCGGTGAAAAGGAAGTCCCCAGGCTTACCATCGCGATCACAGAGCCAGTGCTGAACGACATCGTAAACCGCGATCTAGTCGCCTACGTGCGTGATCATGCCGAAATGCAGCTGGAAATCCATTCAGAATGCACAACGCAGATGCTTTCTGAGTGTGAAGTCGATGTGGGTATCGCTTTGGTGAGCCCAGATGATAAAGGCGCGCTTGATCGCCATCCTACGTATAGGTTTGAAAGGCTTGGCCGGATTGGGCACGCCCTGTTCATTTCCAGCCGCTATTCAAGAAGCGTCACCCTTCCAGTGGAGAGCTTGGATTTGCACAACTTCATGCTCGTTGTCCCTTGGGATGAAGAGATCTTGGCGGGCTCACGAAAGTGGGCATCGATAATGGCTGAGCATCAGGGCGGTACCACTCGGGTCAAGAGCTACAACCTATCACGAGGCCTTGTCGTTGGCGGTGCGTGTATTGGAGTGCTGCCCGACTACAGCCGAAAACTGGAGAGAAATATCCTACCCGTGCCGGGTTTCCTGGACGACCTGGAGGAGAAAGATGTCTATCTTGTTATCAAAACGAAGCTTGTCCGCAATCCGCAGGTTTTGGAAATTCGAAGATTGATCAAGAAGAGCTTTTTTGATAAGAAGGACTGGCTTGTTCGGTAA
- a CDS encoding OprO/OprP family phosphate-selective porin — protein MIRSSNMREKLLAAAIIGTFSSQAFSGTVTTDGADIVLKTKGGLEVSTSDKEFSFKLGGRVQADYGRFDGVFTKNGDTADAGYFRRAYLELGGVLYRDWKYQLNYDLSRNTGNDSDGYFDEASLTYTGFKPVQLRFGRFYTDFGLEKATSSKWTTAMERNLSYDLADWINDNAGMGVQATSTIADMAYVSGSVFSETNNNSDGDSTKRYNVRGVFAPLHSDGNVLHVGAQYAYRDLKNSAVDTRIRSRLGVRGVDTNGGGDAGTNGNRMLFGGAAAQDGLWKDDSVWGLEGAWATGPFSVQAEYLRRKLKADQANNDMKASGYYAQMAYTLTGEPRIYKLDGAKFDTIKPENKELGAWEVFYRFDDIKVEDGNLVTAADQSNERKAKSHTVGVNWYVNEAVKVSANYINVRTDNNENTVGDDSGNAIVTRLQYVF, from the coding sequence ATGATCCGTTCTTCGAACATGCGGGAAAAGCTGTTGGCTGCCGCAATAATAGGCACATTTTCCTCGCAAGCATTCTCCGGAACAGTAACCACTGACGGAGCTGACATCGTTCTGAAGACCAAGGGCGGTCTTGAAGTATCGACTTCTGACAAGGAATTCAGTTTCAAACTGGGCGGCCGAGTTCAGGCCGACTACGGCCGTTTCGATGGTGTCTTCACCAAGAATGGCGATACCGCTGACGCAGGCTACTTCCGTCGCGCCTACCTTGAGCTCGGTGGCGTGCTGTACCGCGACTGGAAGTATCAGCTCAACTACGACCTTTCCCGCAACACGGGCAACGACTCCGACGGCTACTTCGACGAAGCCAGCCTGACCTACACGGGTTTCAAGCCGGTGCAACTGCGCTTTGGCCGTTTCTACACCGACTTCGGTCTTGAGAAAGCCACCAGTTCGAAGTGGACCACCGCCATGGAGCGGAACCTCTCGTACGACCTGGCGGACTGGATCAACGACAACGCCGGCATGGGTGTTCAAGCCACCAGCACCATCGCTGACATGGCTTATGTTTCCGGTAGCGTTTTCAGCGAAACCAATAACAACTCGGATGGCGACAGCACCAAGCGCTACAACGTACGTGGCGTGTTCGCACCGCTGCACAGTGATGGCAACGTCCTGCACGTCGGTGCTCAGTACGCTTACCGCGACCTCAAAAACAGTGCGGTCGATACCCGGATTCGTTCGCGTCTGGGCGTCCGCGGTGTAGATACCAATGGCGGCGGCGATGCCGGCACCAACGGCAACCGCATGCTGTTTGGCGGTGCTGCTGCACAAGATGGCCTGTGGAAGGACGACTCGGTCTGGGGTCTCGAAGGTGCCTGGGCCACCGGCCCGTTCTCGGTTCAAGCGGAATACCTTCGCCGCAAGCTGAAAGCTGACCAGGCCAACAACGACATGAAGGCCTCCGGTTACTACGCCCAGATGGCTTACACCCTGACCGGCGAGCCGCGTATCTACAAGCTCGATGGTGCCAAGTTCGACACTATCAAACCAGAGAACAAGGAACTGGGGGCCTGGGAAGTCTTCTACCGCTTTGACGATATCAAGGTCGAAGACGGCAACCTGGTCACCGCGGCGGACCAATCGAACGAGCGCAAGGCCAAGAGCCACACGGTGGGTGTGAACTGGTACGTCAACGAGGCGGTGAAAGTCAGTGCCAACTACATCAACGTGCGCACCGACAACAACGAGAACACCGTGGGCGACGACAGCGGCAATGCCATCGTGACCCGCCTGCAATACGTCTTCTGA